The Drosophila sechellia strain sech25 chromosome 2L, ASM438219v1, whole genome shotgun sequence region CGGATCAGCAGCAGAGGAGATAGAGGCAAACATGGCTGTGCTGCAGAGGATCCAAGCGGATATCGACGACGCGAACAAGAGCAAGTCTGCTCATGCTCGTCAGATCAATGACGTCATcgagaacaacagcagcggaaaCCACGGCAATGTTAACATATGCGCTAACAGCACCGACGCCAATTTTAACAGCACCAAGGTGACTATCGCCACCGATAACATCGATATGGGACATACCAGTGTTGGAAAAGAAACCGCTGGTAGTGTTGTTCAGCACCAGAGTCGAAATGTAAACAAGCTTCTGGAATCTCCTGCAACATCGCTTGCCTTGGCAAAAGAGGTAACGATGGAGTTTGCCGGCAGCTTATGTGCGCGCAATTGGGTCACGCAGTTTCAGAACATCGGAAAGACTTACAATTTGGACGACGGATGCATGCACATGCTGCTAATTGCCAAACTAAAAGGAAACGCACAGCGCTGTCTGCACGCAAGCGCCACACGCATCCTAGAATCAACCGACCAGCTGTGCGAACAGTTAATCTTGACATTCGAGGTCAAGATGTCAAAAGGGGAACTGAGGAACGCATTTCAAAAACGCGAATGGCATC contains the following coding sequences:
- the LOC116803549 gene encoding uncharacterized protein LOC116803549; this encodes MESILSAPTKEVVGSSWTPDFRHKSGIVRLQAISPETRGDSPPNNGSAAEEIEANMAVLQRIQADIDDANKSKSAHARQINDVIENNSSGNHGNVNICANSTDANFNSTKVTIATDNIDMGHTSVGKETAGSVVQHQSRNVNKLLESPATSLALAKEVTMEFAGSLCARNWVTQFQNIGKTYNLDDGCMHMLLIAKLKGNAQRCLHASATRILESTDQLCEQLILTFEVKMSKGELRNAFQKREWHPDEKFAVSFEDKVMLANDINIDLEELLENIIEGIPAPGLRNQARIQCFSEPMQILRAFSEVRLPKHKTGSSSSQRLTGGGAANKDLRCAKCNSKGHFARECLKPREPGSCYACGAFGHFVGQCPERKSANINNYNAS